The proteins below come from a single Mya arenaria isolate MELC-2E11 chromosome 8, ASM2691426v1 genomic window:
- the LOC128243973 gene encoding organic cation transporter-like protein, with product MGGNGEQVEVDRIWTSLGPWGRYQIKQYISYCLICISWVIHQLTIVFIGYRPNFHCKAGLNDSLIANKTGAIFEYGECKVERYENTSTGMVKTTSECQHGWTYDIPTDQSFVSEWDFVCEKEELAEMTQLLLFVGMIIGTCFFPQYRFGRKPVMVFSHICLFAIVLATSFSPNYTTFVVLRILTGAVTQGALSGTTLASETFPKECRHLTEVFALVVWTSSICIMSPIAYALRNVSWRYLQITFALMSAWSLLQWWFLDESLRWLIANGKMDQARKIIRKACRYNRKDYHTVLKDSGLDEGGDEHVRLSKDGGALQLDAIAAPTPIPDVFVEKYTICDMFKNKMIRNVSFIIWYTWIVDSLVYYGLYMISSDLYGDRYINFFLSALIEYPASVFEYFALVKIGRKWTCVICHSVAAIALIVATAFRYSAGEDKNGTLAIAY from the exons ATGGGTGGCAACGGGGAGCAGGTGGAGGTTGACCGGATATGGACGAGCCTTGGACCGTGGGGCCGCTACCAGATCAAACAGTACATCTCATATTGTCTCATCTGTATCTCCTGGGTCATACACCAACTCACCATTGTCTTTATAG GTTACCGACCCAATTTTCACTGCAAGGCGGGCCTGAACGACTCGCTGATAGCGAACAAGACGGGAGCCATCTTCGAATATGGGGAATGCAAGGTAGAAAG ATACGAAAACACGAGTACTGGGATGGTGAAAACCACGTCAGAATGCCAGCACGGTTGGACGTATGACATACCAACCGACCAATCCTTTGTCTCTGAG tGGGATTTCGTATGCGAGAAGGAGGAACTTGCGGAGATGACTCAGCTACTACTCTTCGTCGGAATGATTATTGGCACGTGCTTTTTCCCACAAT ACCGTTTCGGCCGAAAGCCGGTAATGGTATTTAGTCATATATGTCTGTTTGCAATCGTTCTGGCGACGTCGTTCAGCCCCAACTACACGACATTCGTCGTCCTACGCATTCTTACCGGCGCCGTCACTCAG GGGGCGCTGTCGGGAACGACGTTGGCATCGGAGACGTTTCCCAAGGAATGCCGTCACCTGACGGAAGTGTTTGCACTGGTCGTATGGACAAGCAGCATCTGCATAATGTCTCCAATTGCGTACGCGCTACGTAATGTATCGTGGCGCTACCTCCAGATTACGTTCGCCCTGATGAGCGCATGGTCACTGTTACAGTGGTG GTTTCTTGACGAGTCCTTGCGGTGGCTTATTGCCAACGGGAAGATGGACCAGGCGCGTAAGATCATCAGGAAGGCGTGCAGGTACAACCGGAAGGATTACCATACAGTTCTAAAG GATTCTGGACTGGACGAAGGCGGGGATGAGCACGTGCGACTTAGCAAAGATGGTGGCGCCCTGCAACTGGATGCCATAGCCGCTCCCACTCCGATACCGGACGTGTTCGTGGAAAAATACACTATCTGTGATATGTTCAAGAACAAGATGATCCGAAATGTCTCTTTTATTATATGGTACACATG GATTGTTGACAGTCTGGTGTATTACGGTCTTTACATGATATCGTCAGATTTGTACGGTGATCGCTACATCAACTTTTTCCTCAGCGCCCTCATCGAGTACCCCGCCAGCGTGTTCGAGTACTTCGCACTAGTCAA